A window of Tautonia plasticadhaerens contains these coding sequences:
- the rtcA gene encoding RNA 3'-terminal phosphate cyclase, with amino-acid sequence MDDGETAPGRRGLGSGTGPATPVELDGSAGEGGGQILRTALSLSLLTGRPFRISRIRANRDRPGLRPQHLAAVGAAARLGDATVEGAGVGSSTLTFRPGPFAPGDLAIDIGTAGSTSLVLHTLYLPIALRADRAVRLSLTGGTFNPKAPSFPFLDRTWRHYLSAIGLDLALAMPSAGFYPQGGGLLEAWIEPTRGLPRGLVAVQRGRLVRISGVAGACKLDRGRVADRMRSRAATRLDEAGLDAGIPVEIDLADWPGPAPGAAIALTAEFDGEAAPASFVGLGERGKPAEVVAEEAVAELLAFLDAPGSGAVDPHSADQLLLPLALAEGRSVFTVGAVTEHLRTNARTIAAFLDRPIAVQEPEDGPGRVIVG; translated from the coding sequence ATGGACGACGGCGAGACGGCCCCCGGACGGCGAGGGCTCGGGTCCGGCACCGGCCCGGCGACGCCCGTGGAGCTGGACGGCTCGGCGGGCGAGGGGGGCGGGCAGATCCTCCGGACGGCCCTGAGCCTGTCGCTGCTCACCGGCCGGCCGTTCCGGATCTCCCGGATCCGGGCCAATCGGGACCGCCCCGGGCTCCGCCCCCAGCACCTGGCGGCGGTCGGGGCGGCGGCGAGGCTCGGCGACGCGACGGTCGAGGGGGCGGGCGTCGGCTCGAGCACCCTCACCTTCCGGCCCGGGCCGTTCGCGCCGGGGGACCTGGCCATCGACATCGGCACCGCCGGGTCGACGAGCCTGGTGCTGCACACCCTCTACCTGCCGATCGCCCTGCGGGCCGACCGGGCCGTCCGGCTCTCCCTGACCGGCGGCACCTTCAACCCGAAGGCGCCGTCGTTCCCGTTCCTCGACCGCACCTGGAGGCACTACCTCTCGGCCATCGGCCTCGACCTCGCCCTGGCGATGCCCTCCGCCGGCTTCTACCCCCAGGGGGGCGGCCTCCTGGAGGCCTGGATCGAGCCGACCCGGGGCCTCCCCCGGGGGCTCGTCGCGGTGCAGCGCGGCCGCCTGGTCCGGATCTCGGGGGTCGCCGGCGCCTGCAAGCTCGACCGGGGCCGGGTGGCCGACCGGATGCGATCCCGCGCGGCGACGCGGCTCGACGAGGCGGGCCTCGACGCCGGGATCCCCGTCGAGATCGACCTGGCCGACTGGCCCGGCCCCGCCCCCGGCGCGGCGATCGCCTTGACGGCCGAGTTCGACGGCGAGGCCGCCCCCGCCAGCTTCGTCGGGCTGGGGGAGCGGGGCAAGCCCGCCGAGGTCGTCGCCGAGGAGGCCGTCGCCGAGCTGCTCGCCTTCCTCGACGCCCCCGGATCCGGCGCCGTCGACCCTCACAGCGCCGACCAGCTCCTGCTCCCGCTCGCCCTGGCCGAGGGCCGCAGCGTCTTCACCGTGGGGGCGGTCACCGAGCACCTCCGCACCAACGCCCGGACCATCGCCGCGTTCCTCGACCGCCCGATCGCCGTCCAGGAGCCGGAGGACGGCCCGGGGCGGGTGATCGTCGGCTAG
- a CDS encoding lactate racemase domain-containing protein, translating into MPATPTAERPPSIPIPWGGGPPLQLSPPAEWPPPEVIEPDLSGPIADYPAALAAALDRPEGPDGRIESLVGPGRSVAIVVDDPSRWTPVREALPIVLDRLASAGVSREDITISVGVGRHHAVDGEAMGRRVGDEVASCFRCFSPPVDDLSQYEDLGETAIGIPVRVFRPVAQADLRILIGSVLPHLQAGFGGGYKLIFPGTSHRTTLGAIHRVGLGGDAGGLLGSGADANPMRRAIREAASRLGPCVSISHVLGPPGTAFRVSSGHPDAVQDVLAAEVARRSRAPAADPADVVVAGNAPWPGDPMQSFKVLLNHREACRRGGLLIGLFWTDPAEIDRSFPMPAMRAIAAGGALGGAVLRRGLAAADRVARASGGASSFMVRWARELVVDREVLVYAPPLRDRIGPRLGPIRLFSDQGELWRVAARHLGRAGVEAPRLRVFPIGGLTYCPSPEVVGP; encoded by the coding sequence ATGCCCGCGACCCCGACCGCAGAGCGCCCCCCCTCCATCCCGATCCCCTGGGGAGGCGGCCCGCCGTTGCAACTCTCCCCGCCGGCCGAATGGCCCCCGCCCGAGGTGATCGAGCCCGACCTCTCCGGACCGATCGCCGACTACCCGGCCGCGCTGGCCGCGGCGCTGGACCGCCCCGAGGGCCCCGACGGGCGGATCGAGTCGCTCGTCGGGCCGGGCCGCTCGGTGGCGATCGTCGTCGACGACCCCTCGCGCTGGACGCCGGTGCGGGAGGCCCTGCCGATCGTGCTGGATCGGCTGGCATCGGCGGGCGTCTCGCGCGAGGACATCACGATCAGCGTGGGAGTCGGCCGGCACCATGCCGTCGACGGCGAGGCGATGGGGCGACGGGTCGGGGATGAGGTCGCCTCCTGCTTCCGATGCTTCAGCCCCCCGGTCGACGACCTCTCGCAGTACGAGGACCTGGGGGAGACGGCCATCGGCATCCCGGTCCGGGTCTTCCGGCCGGTCGCGCAGGCGGACCTGCGCATCTTGATCGGATCGGTCCTGCCGCATCTCCAGGCGGGGTTCGGCGGCGGCTACAAGCTGATCTTCCCCGGGACGAGCCACCGGACGACCCTGGGGGCGATCCACCGGGTCGGGCTCGGCGGCGACGCCGGCGGCCTGCTCGGCTCCGGGGCCGACGCCAACCCCATGCGACGGGCGATCCGGGAGGCGGCGTCGAGGCTCGGCCCCTGCGTGTCGATCAGCCACGTGCTCGGCCCCCCGGGCACGGCCTTCCGGGTGTCGAGCGGCCACCCCGACGCGGTGCAGGACGTGCTCGCCGCCGAGGTCGCCCGACGCTCCCGGGCGCCGGCCGCCGACCCGGCCGACGTGGTCGTCGCCGGCAACGCCCCCTGGCCGGGGGACCCGATGCAGAGCTTCAAGGTGCTGCTCAACCACCGGGAGGCCTGCCGGAGGGGCGGCCTCCTCATCGGCCTCTTCTGGACCGACCCGGCGGAGATCGACCGCTCGTTCCCGATGCCCGCCATGCGGGCGATCGCCGCCGGCGGCGCCCTCGGCGGGGCGGTCCTGCGCCGGGGCCTGGCGGCGGCCGACCGCGTGGCGAGGGCCTCGGGCGGCGCCTCCTCGTTCATGGTCCGCTGGGCCCGGGAGCTGGTGGTCGATCGAGAGGTGCTCGTCTATGCCCCCCCCTTGCGAGACCGGATCGGCCCGAGGCTTGGCCCGATCCGCCTTTTCTCCGACCAGGGGGAGCTCTGGCGCGTCGCCGCCCGTCATCTCGGCCGGGCGGGGGTCGAGGCCCCCCGCCTCCGCGTCTTCCCGATCGGCGGCCTGACGTACTGCCCATCCCCCGAGGTCGTCGGGCCGTGA